A segment of the Salvelinus sp. IW2-2015 linkage group LG6.2, ASM291031v2, whole genome shotgun sequence genome:
GATGTTGCCTTGTAGGCTGTTTCAAAGGAAGGCTCCTTGCAGACAGCCAACAAGGCAGCATCCTGACTTATCACTCTCTGAGGCTGCTATTGCATCTGATCAGCCTGCCAGGAATAGAGCGCACCCACTCTTGATCATATACATAATGCACTGACTGCTAATCTGCCTGCATGGAGCTTTGCCtatgaaacagcctacaaggcAGAATCCTGATTTATCAGCCTCTGAGActgctattgaatctgatcaaGCTCTGAGGCTGAAATTMaatctgatcagcctgtcaggaatgTAGCTCACCCACTGTAAATGTTTATTATCCATAAAACATGAAGTGTCCCRTTACAATTATACACATCAGTTATGCAAGCTAAGAACCAGCATAGATTATTTWAATTTTTTACGAGCTATCTAGCTCGCTCACAATACTAGCaaagttagctgtgttgttgctcGCATCCGAATGGCTGTGGTCTTGGGGGTGGCACACAGCCTGGGAGACGGGGCTGCCTGTCAGGCATCgttcagggcttaaatgcccTACGAGagcttaaaggaaaattccacctaaaaactatattttggtatttgtttcattagtccattgtggACATagtccaaaatgttttgcttggcAGCAATCGtttaagatatgtaactttcaaaatagagAAATCATTACATTTTGCATCATAcaggatgatttctgtattttgaaagttacatctTGAAAACTTctttgctgacaagcaaaacatttttgagtGTAGTTTTCCTTTAAAACATATGCGCTGATCCACGGTGGGCTCTGCCGCTTCAACCATACTGTCAATCATTAATACGTCCACTCCTATTTATAGAGTTTCtcgtgatctcgacaaaacaaccTTTGTTATGTCATGATCATGAGATAAATATGTTGTGATCTCAACATAACGAGGGAAACATTTTAATTATTGATATGTCTGTTTTCTGGACATCCATATATTTCTCTCCCAATCTTACTTTACATGTTGTAAAGTCAGCCAGAGATAACGTTGAACACGGTTCTGGAAAGTGGAAATAAACTTTAAACTCTGTTTAACTCATTTAGCCaagtaattattttatttcaaaatgtcattGGTTCACTAATATTCACATGTATATTGTTCATGAACTTAATGGTATCAAAGAATATAACATTgggatgtaattttttttaacgttttaaCATTGATTCAAAATGCTTAATATCTGCCACTAGAGGGGGTACGTGTATAGAAAAAGGATTCTCAGACGCAAGTCCAACATTTCTGTGAGACTATAATGGATTAACATATGTTATCCAATAGCCGCTACCATGTTTTAATCATGTCACGAGGGAGGGAGGCCTTTCAAAGTAATTACAGATGTATGTAGGACATTACCTTATGAATTAATTCAGGCCTCTGTTGCAACCTGTTGTTCTATGTTTCTAAGAATGGGAGCAAGTGAGGACTGGTGGGACTGGAATGGAGAATAAGAAAAAAGCTGAACCCAATTCCTTCATCTTTTATGCTGTCATTTATCATAGCTGGAATCAGTTAGACCCTTAAAATAAATCATACTGACTGTGCTCTATTTTAGTGACAAACTATTTAAATGAAATCGAAGCAACCCTAAACGATCMCACTAACACTTCTGTGCCAACTATTAGCAATATGCATGAGCACAACTgcttgtttgtttcatattgcACAACAACATGATCGGTTAAATGTGGATTTCTCAGTAAAGTGATCACGGGGGTGAGGGATAAGAAGGGAACTTGGCCTACGGTCAGGGATCCGTGATGAGTTGATTGCAGACATGCTCAAATCACCCTGCCATCTGTCTTCGGTCTCAGATGCTGTTATGGATCCAGGCTAGCCTCACCCTTACTCTGCCTCAATGACGTAAGACAACCATCTTTTTATCTTTTAACtgcaaggaccttctcccccctttatttcatatttttgtaaatatgctTTAATGATATACAgtgagtatacaaaatattaagaacacctgctatttccatgacatggactgaccagcttaaagctatgaacccttattgacgtcacttgttaaatccacttcaaatcagtgtagatgaatgggaggagagaggttcaaggatttttaagccttgagacatggactgtgtatgtgtgccattcagagggtgaatgagcaagacaacatatttaagttcctttgaatgggatatggtagtaggtgcccggCTCACCGGTTTGCGTCAAGAACTGTAGCACTGTcagtcaacagtttcctgtgtatcaagaatggtccaccacccaaaacaaCATCTTGGGCAAGAATTGCTGTGGAATATTTgacaccatgtagagtccatgccctgacgaattgaggctgttctgtagGCTAGggggaggggtgcaactcaatattataaaggtgtatactcagtgtataatatgTTTCTGAATTGCACTTATTCCAATAGTACTGTGAATGGATCAACTAAACTGGTTTGCTTGAGATACCCACGTAGTTGTCGAGTCCCTCAGTTGTACGCACTGACAAGTTGAGTTGGAATTGACTACAGCATATGGCAAATGTGAAAGCACTATTAGGCAACCACAGTAAATAAAACAGTGGAAACACTCACTTGATAGAACATCTTTATAGAAAAAATAACTCTTCACATTTCCCCAAAACATTTRTTTTTGCTTTTTTCACttatgtttgacattttttatttattatattgtcCATTCATTTACGTGGTAAATATTGAACAACTGTAACATCCAACTTTGTGTCAGTGGCTCTATCGTTTAGTTCCTTGGCCAGGTGGTCAGAAGcttcagacagacaggaacacaaAACGCTTTGGCTCCTGCATTTGGAGCCATAACGATGTCATGGAGGTGTTGACAAGGTGCCAATGAGGACTGTAGTACTCCAAGTAGAGTAACAGTGTCCAGCGGTGATGGCACAGGGAGTTCTATATGGGCTACAGAACACTGTTCCAGAGGAGGCAGCGTGGCAGTCTGCTTGAATGAGGCCCACACTCAACCCAGAGTAGACTAGCCTGTTCACTCAAGCACCAGTCCAGTTTGGCCTAAAGGCACCTGCACTAAAAAGCGCTTCTTTTGCATCTATTGATATGCACTTCCTTCTTTCTTAATTTCCCTCTCCTGTCATTTAAAACGGTCGAGCCCATTAAGAGAGTCGTCAACCTCACTGCCGCTGAAATATTCAGGGTGCAGCACAACAGGTTGGATATAGCAGCGAACCCAGCAACTGAACAAAGGGCTCAACAATCATAGTACTGTGATGCAAAGTTtacaaaaagtgtaaaaaaaaaaagaaaataattcaATAAGGTAAAAATCTAGTTTGCAGTACCCACATTGTTCTGCTCTGCAAATTGTACCATGCATCAGCATCTTTATTTTAGGTCATAAAGCTCaccaaataaataattgaaagaCAAACCTACTTTTCACATGCACAAGATCATACACAGACCACTGATGACATTTGATCCGTAGTCTACATCTTCTGTAGCATAGTAGAGTATGTTTAACAGCAATTCAAAACCCAGTGCAGGTCACTTTTGGGGACTTTTTMGTTGCAATTTTCCAGTTCAGAGTGCTGCTGACCAATGCAGTTTTAGGGATGTTTGAGGTTTCCTTGAAATGGAGATTCCTTCATTTGATCTATGCTAGAGCACATCAATATAACAACTGACAGTCATACGGCTGTGCGTCACTCTACAAAACATTACTTTGGCCACCCCTGTGTATATTAaagttaaaatgtgtttttaaatagTTGTAGCGATTTCAGATTTATCTAAGATACTGAAGTGAATTGTGATCTCCTTCAGGTCTGGGGCCATGGCCTCTGTTAGGACCCTGTGTAGCTCTGCACTACTCCACCTACACAAGAACGCTCTGGGGCTATGTAGTGACTGTAGGAATGGAGATCAGCTGATCTAACTACAGAGGGACCCAAGAAGGATCCTTTCTATCAGACGCCATACAGCGGAAAGGAAAGACTCAGACCAACTTTGGCCTCCATCTCTGCCACTGAGCTAcgttgtttatatatatatatatatatatatatataaataaaagtgCTTTTAAAATAAACTATAGTTGTGTGATATCGTCTTGCAGTGTCTTGATTTGTTCTTGACCTTACAGTACTAATGCAAAAATGTTAAGAGAGCTACAATGAACAACTGTCCATCACCCTCACCAACTACCTACACCAACACTGGCAGGGACTGTAACAAGACAAACTATGGCAATATCTCCAAAACATCCACTCAATCCAATAAGGATAAACAATTAGTTTAGAACAAATGTAAAGTTGAAAAGACTAATAACAAACCAAGAAATGGGTTATTGTGTTGGCCATGGGTACGCATCTCTTTGCTACACTGCAGAACCAACCGTCTGCTTTCATCACAGAATTGAGACAAACATGAATGAAAATAATTCATATCTAttgtaataatagtaatataatTGCACATTAACCATCAAGAGCAGAGACATTTTGTAAGAGGAAAATACATTAAATGAGAAGTGTACAGACCACCCTTGCACAGTGGAAAATGAGCAGGCAGagcgaggggaagagaggaattgCATTGCGTGTTTTGACTTTGGAAAATAGCTTTCCACTAGATCTTAAATGATTGCATTATAATTCTTGTCCCATTTTTAACTGAGAAATAGGACAGATAGTTGCACAACGCTTCTTCCTCAGAATCGCCAGTCTCCTCCCCATATCCCTGCCTGCTGTAAGGGGGTTCCCACCCTGCGGCCTTCTAGCTTGGTCTTTCTGTACCGTTGGTGATGAACTTTGTGCCTCCCTCCCGACCTAAGCTATCATGTATTGGGTGATGGCTCTCAGAGCATACAGAAGCTCAGCCTGTAACCGAGCCTCCATTATAAGCAAGTTCACATGGatctaagaggagagagagaaaaaaaggatgATATCataagagagagcaagagatggaATGGGGTTGAGGGGGAAACAGAACACAAATGACCACTTTGCATCCCATTTGACCACATTACTTGGACAAAACTATTATTCTCCAGTAGATTTAGTTCCAGTATATAGTTCAGCTTTATATGGATGCAGTGTGTATTGGTATGAGGTGGGGTGCGTACCCTCTCGGAAGGTTTGAGTGGTGCCCAGGGCAGGGGACACAGCGGGGTCTTGGTGGCGTCAGGGTAGCAGGCCACAGACTTGATATAAAGCTTCATCTCCCTCTCCAGCAACTGGTTTACCTCCCCGTAGTCATAATCGTCGTACCTGCAGACCCACACCACAAGTGTCACATGTCATGCAAACATGAACYCTATCCAAGCGGGGCCTTTGCAGCGAATCCCAAGCGTTGAATCATAGGACTAACCTGGCTGCAATGCATGTGATCACGATAGCATCTTACTTTACAAGAACTCAAACTATGTACCCAGTGTTCATACGATTTGTGCTGGTTCCTGTgtatgtatacgtgtgtgtgtgtgtttgtgtgcagacCAATAGAATGACCTCACCTAATTCCCAACATGCAGTGGATGTAGTTCCAGATGGCTCTCTTCAGGTCAGGCCCGTGGGATGAGGGGAGCGCCGTGACGCTGCGGAAACGGTCGTCCAGCAGGTGCCCGATGTCCGAGTACAGCCGGTTGACCAGGGAGAAGCCGTGGTCCTCCCAGGAGTAGTCCTGCCCAGACAGACCGCACAAACAAACCTGAAATACTGGCATGTTTCCTGTAACACCTCAGCTAACTATATGCCCAAAGACATACGATGCAGCATATGCTACTCACATTCTACAAAAGCTGATTTATTACTTTACTGATATGGACGCCGGTCACCTCCTAGGGAGGGCGTCACGTATTCCAACATGAATGTAAACCATGTCCTTACCTGCACCCGGAATACTTGGAAGTGGTCTTCCTCCCTGCGGGCAAACTCCTGGTAGCCGAACTCGGGGTCTGTTATGAAACGACAGGGGTCTGCTGAGTAGatcatctcctcctcatcttccacatctgagaggaaacagtgagagaggataaataaatatagtCGATCTGTCACTCAACGTTCacgccagtggaggctggtgggagcagCAATAAgcggacgggctcattgtaaaggctggaatggaatcaacggaacggagtcaaacatgtggtttacatatttttgttataccgttccattgactccattccagcaattacaaaaagcctgtcctcctatagctcctcccactagcCTCCACTGGTTCACACATGAGGATAAGTTTAGCCCTCGCCGCTTCACAATGTCAGGTGTGAATGTGAAAGTGAGCGGGGacagctgagtgtgtgtgtgcgtgtacctgtGTGCTGGAGTGTCTGGGTGTGTAGGAcacactcccccctcctctctttctcctcctgggATTTCTGGATCCTCTCTTTCAGACACACCATCTCACAACTGGAGTCCAGAGACTGCCAAGACAGATGAAATGATAAAAGACGTGAAGTTGAACAACATGAAACAATCGGTTGTGGAATAGCGCCGATGTCATACTCAGTCTGATACAGCACACAACCCTTACCCGTCGTCGTGTGGTGTGCTCTGAGGGTGTGGTGAGAGGCGGAGGCGCGCTGACATTGCCGTTGGCAGCGTCACAGAGGCAGTAGCCCGGGGGGGTGCCGTTGGGGGCTATGTGGAGGGGGACGGGGTCGGCGTCGGTGCCAGAGCCAAACACAAAGCTAGAGAGGGAGTGGCAGTGGGCCAGCAGCACCACAGCCTGAACCAGCTCAGCCAGAGACCAGCACTGCTCCCCCGTCTTCAGCAATGCCTGGTGGGGGAAGGACACAGCAGAGAGTGGGCCTTATGGTGGAGATTAGACAGGGGTGGAGAACTCTACTGATCAGGGATATGACCTTCTAaaccagcggttcccaaacttttttcaCTCAGGTCCCCCTTCcaacattggggaacatcccgctgTTCACACCCCCCCTTGGTGGAAAGAACATTTTGCAGGgttaaagtacatttcctgcaattatacacattttgtcatggggtgtagagaaaatgttgccgttaaaagctcattttcttgcaattctatacgtTTGGCCatatctaatgtgtattcatgtgatattacTACAacatctatgggctaaaaaacattagctgacatgggctagttgatcagCAAGTTATAAAAAGCTCTATAAGGTCTgaaatgacaagaggaaaactgatgatgcactacccaatttcaaaattgcaccttgtgcattctaccat
Coding sequences within it:
- the LOC111965703 gene encoding sestrin-3-like; this encodes MIIFMKEMDYPLRNQCQRVQNQVTKVNAEKERVSLRCMKALASRGGVDAVSQQMASHPQYLESFLRTQHYILHMDGPLPLQYRHYIAIMAAAQHHCGYLVSLHSAQFLRVGGDPLWLQGLEAVPPRLQHLDQLNKVLAHQPWLTARSHIQALLKTGEQCWSLAELVQAVVLLAHCHSLSSFVFGSGTDADPVPLHIAPNGTPPGYCLCDAANGNVSAPPPLTTPSEHTTRRRSLDSSCEMVCLKERIQKSQEEKERRGECVLHTQTLQHTDVEDEEEMIYSADPCRFITDPEFGYQEFARREEDHFQVFRVQDYSWEDHGFSLVNRLYSDIGHLLDDRFRSVTALPSSHGPDLKRAIWNYIHCMLGIRYDDYDYGEVNQLLEREMKLYIKSVACYPDATKTPLCPLPWAPLKPSERIHVNLLIMEARLQAELLYALRAITQYMIA